In Leptospira koniambonensis, a single genomic region encodes these proteins:
- a CDS encoding SpiroCoCo family coiled-coil protein, translating to MKEFHSALESSRSEEERKSKVKLDQIRESLEEELKVLQSSQAEKFRADWETIKENVKDYSSQISTRMKEIEGSMKDLKVSLEEEVGALHASHSDRFRSEWDSIRENVKIFDVQVSTRMKEMDSYVKDIREALEGTAGDILAEAESKVSEIGLSIEDEFRKMDRRFEHFSRSWEEDVQSQKNHTMDAIRGLEERLGQIHFKGAEYLEEFSKSYAEQKDKIEEFVSKYKTNFHKEGDEVREDLVSRFKDLKAEAITSVESVKVEYSAAGERFENLLRKNEKLLEMQAEKIRTSTESQLEKAGEQARVVLDKLKESGQDFFERQEEKIDRLNDTIDSKINRQLSALLDKGQIQLSQLEERIAKHLADVKRHLEEALDSGIKESEGQMKEFQNQVKYLLKETEESSEEFLKTGREEFQKAQKEYRVLQIDLRKDLSEIQDAKRSLFSELEEEAEKLRSSVDDISERIQDAEKRSALFLDVKEIIERSEEFVSEMKEALEDANHSEKTYEDLDQNLVRIKKVQEDLETRISQAEERSSEILSIEEKAEVLKEEFERIMEESSQWNDTHRKLVEAGERAFEMESRFLDLEDRLGRVVSVREEIKSLDQDSQGHKENSFKLAQKIREMEKEISVIEAREREVAETLKKTDDRLETLAGRKEEILSVEAKFDKIEDLMSELGERHKQISTLQQRLDDMKVGALSVKDDLEGLLSEAEDTFEKLSTFMDVVQTNMSKTGGAKSGKTQGQDPLVARKKATVLNLFHNFHWQPETIAEKLGLETSLVQTIIQNETVKKG from the coding sequence TTGAAAGAATTCCATTCTGCTTTAGAATCTTCTCGTTCAGAAGAAGAAAGAAAATCTAAAGTTAAACTAGACCAAATTAGAGAATCTTTAGAAGAAGAACTAAAAGTCCTTCAATCTTCTCAGGCGGAAAAATTCCGTGCGGACTGGGAAACTATTAAAGAAAACGTTAAGGACTATTCTTCTCAAATTTCTACTCGAATGAAAGAGATAGAAGGTTCTATGAAAGACCTGAAAGTTTCTTTAGAAGAAGAAGTTGGTGCATTACATGCTTCTCACTCTGATCGTTTCCGTTCTGAATGGGATTCTATCAGAGAAAATGTGAAAATTTTCGACGTCCAGGTTTCTACCCGGATGAAAGAAATGGATTCTTATGTAAAGGATATCCGAGAAGCCTTAGAAGGAACTGCTGGAGATATTCTTGCAGAAGCAGAATCTAAGGTAAGCGAGATAGGTCTTTCTATCGAAGACGAGTTCCGGAAAATGGACAGAAGATTCGAACACTTCTCTCGTTCCTGGGAAGAAGATGTACAATCCCAGAAAAACCATACCATGGATGCAATTCGTGGATTGGAAGAAAGACTGGGACAGATCCATTTCAAAGGCGCAGAATATTTGGAAGAATTCTCCAAATCTTATGCGGAACAAAAAGATAAGATCGAAGAATTTGTATCTAAATATAAGACTAACTTCCATAAAGAGGGAGACGAAGTCAGAGAGGATCTTGTATCTCGTTTCAAAGATCTAAAAGCAGAAGCAATTACGAGTGTAGAAAGCGTAAAAGTTGAATATTCTGCTGCGGGAGAAAGATTTGAAAATCTTCTGCGTAAGAATGAAAAACTTTTAGAAATGCAGGCGGAGAAGATCCGCACTTCTACCGAATCCCAACTGGAAAAGGCAGGAGAACAAGCAAGAGTTGTTCTAGACAAACTGAAAGAATCCGGCCAAGATTTCTTCGAAAGACAGGAAGAAAAAATAGATCGTCTGAACGATACTATCGATTCTAAGATCAACAGACAATTGTCTGCACTACTAGACAAAGGACAGATCCAATTAAGCCAATTGGAAGAAAGGATCGCAAAACATTTAGCGGATGTAAAACGACATCTGGAAGAAGCTTTAGATTCAGGGATCAAAGAAAGCGAAGGCCAGATGAAGGAATTCCAAAATCAGGTAAAATATTTGCTGAAAGAAACCGAAGAATCTTCGGAAGAATTCCTAAAAACTGGAAGAGAAGAATTCCAGAAGGCACAAAAAGAATATCGTGTTCTTCAAATCGATCTTCGCAAAGATCTATCAGAGATCCAAGATGCAAAACGTTCTCTATTCTCCGAACTGGAAGAAGAAGCAGAAAAGTTACGTTCTTCTGTGGATGATATCTCTGAAAGGATCCAAGATGCAGAAAAACGTTCTGCACTCTTCTTAGATGTAAAAGAAATTATAGAACGTTCCGAAGAGTTTGTCTCCGAGATGAAAGAAGCTCTGGAAGATGCAAATCATTCGGAAAAAACATACGAAGACCTGGACCAAAACTTAGTTCGTATCAAAAAAGTACAGGAAGATCTGGAGACTCGTATCTCTCAGGCAGAAGAAAGAAGTTCAGAAATTCTTTCTATAGAAGAGAAAGCAGAAGTTTTAAAAGAAGAATTCGAAAGGATCATGGAAGAATCTTCTCAGTGGAATGATACTCATCGCAAACTTGTAGAGGCAGGCGAGAGGGCATTCGAAATGGAATCTCGTTTCTTGGATCTGGAAGATCGCCTGGGTAGAGTTGTATCCGTTAGAGAAGAGATTAAATCATTAGACCAAGATAGCCAGGGTCATAAAGAGAATTCATTTAAGTTAGCTCAAAAAATACGTGAGATGGAAAAAGAGATCTCTGTAATCGAAGCAAGAGAAAGAGAAGTTGCGGAAACTCTTAAGAAAACCGACGACAGACTTGAGACTCTCGCAGGCAGAAAAGAAGAAATACTTTCTGTAGAAGCTAAGTTCGATAAGATAGAAGACCTAATGTCTGAGTTAGGAGAGCGCCATAAACAGATCAGCACTCTTCAACAAAGATTAGATGATATGAAAGTAGGTGCTTTATCTGTTAAGGATGACTTAGAAGGTCTACTTTCCGAAGCAGAAGATACCTTCGAAAAACTTTCTACATTCATGGATGTGGTGCAAACCAATATGTCTAAGACCGGAGGGGCAAAATCCGGTAAGACTCAAGGGCAAGATCCCTTAGTAGCTAGAAAGAAAGCAACAGTGTTGAATTTATTTCATAATTTCCATTGGCAACCAGAGACGATCGCTGAAAAATTAGGGCTCGAAACTTCTTTGGTCCAAACTATCATTCAAAATGAGACGGTGAAAAAGGGATGA
- a CDS encoding class I SAM-dependent DNA methyltransferase, translating into MSHQMDRNTRKQGNKSRIISPIPKKRPYTAFAGIYDGVMKRAPYHDWAKMILESYQIGTQKIHPKIALDLGCGTCKIWKFLPPSTELWGIDNSPEMLQIADSQAIRGVRKLGDLLSFPKLGRSFDLVFSVHDTLNYFQKEEELIRVFAQVSRVLEKNGVFFFDVSTSENFRKNFKGKVLKETHGKTKLVWKNEFDPETSVLKTSLEFSEAGISELEEHFHRAYPIETWSKILQNSGLEILGIGSDYEAWEIFPKANYWNFMCRKI; encoded by the coding sequence ATGTCTCATCAAATGGATAGGAATACTCGCAAGCAGGGGAATAAATCAAGAATTATTTCTCCAATCCCCAAAAAAAGGCCTTATACGGCATTTGCGGGCATTTACGACGGGGTCATGAAACGGGCACCTTATCATGACTGGGCTAAGATGATTTTGGAATCTTACCAGATCGGAACCCAAAAAATCCATCCAAAAATCGCATTAGATTTAGGTTGTGGAACCTGCAAAATTTGGAAATTTCTACCTCCTTCCACAGAACTTTGGGGAATCGATAATTCTCCTGAAATGCTTCAAATCGCCGATTCTCAAGCAATTAGAGGGGTTCGAAAATTAGGGGACCTTCTATCCTTCCCTAAATTGGGTCGGTCATTTGATCTGGTTTTTTCAGTTCATGACACTTTAAATTATTTCCAAAAGGAAGAAGAACTCATCCGAGTATTTGCCCAAGTTTCAAGGGTCTTGGAGAAGAATGGGGTCTTCTTTTTCGATGTAAGCACCTCCGAAAATTTTCGAAAAAATTTTAAAGGCAAGGTCCTGAAAGAGACCCATGGGAAGACAAAACTGGTCTGGAAGAATGAATTTGATCCGGAAACTTCCGTTTTGAAGACCAGTTTGGAATTTTCAGAAGCTGGGATTTCGGAGTTAGAAGAACATTTTCACAGGGCTTATCCGATAGAAACTTGGTCGAAGATACTACAAAATTCAGGCCTTGAAATTCTAGGAATAGGCTCCGATTATGAGGCTTGGGAAATTTTTCCCAAGGCAAATTATTGGAATTTTATGTGCCGAAAAATTTGA
- the map gene encoding type I methionyl aminopeptidase: MIYIKNKTEIEKMRAAGKLAAALLDYISGFIQPGISTLAINDLCEEFTKKNGGKSAPLGYKGFPKSVCTSINEVVCHGIPKAIDVLKEGDIVNVDVTPIVDGYHGDSSRTFIVGGKTSPEVERLVKDAERAMWIGIEQVKPGNRVSDIANAIDDYLTPKGYGIVKDLMGHGIGRGFHEEPQIPHYRSGRKLAKLEPGMTFTIEPMVNLGTWEVIFSKKDGWTVTTRDGKWSAQFEHTILVTEKGYEILTQA; this comes from the coding sequence TTGATCTACATCAAGAACAAGACTGAAATCGAGAAAATGAGGGCGGCGGGCAAATTAGCCGCCGCGCTTCTTGACTATATATCCGGATTCATTCAACCCGGTATAAGTACCCTTGCGATCAATGATCTCTGCGAAGAGTTCACTAAGAAGAATGGAGGCAAGTCGGCTCCGTTAGGTTATAAGGGTTTCCCGAAATCAGTGTGTACTTCTATCAATGAAGTTGTTTGCCATGGGATTCCCAAAGCAATCGATGTTTTGAAAGAAGGAGATATAGTCAACGTAGACGTAACTCCTATCGTTGATGGATATCATGGAGATAGTTCTCGTACTTTTATTGTAGGTGGTAAAACTTCTCCGGAAGTGGAACGACTTGTAAAAGATGCAGAACGTGCCATGTGGATTGGAATAGAACAGGTCAAACCTGGAAATCGTGTAAGCGATATTGCAAATGCAATTGATGATTACCTGACTCCTAAAGGATATGGAATCGTTAAAGATCTAATGGGCCACGGGATAGGCAGAGGTTTCCACGAAGAGCCTCAAATTCCTCATTACCGTTCCGGCCGTAAACTAGCCAAACTAGAACCTGGAATGACATTCACTATAGAACCAATGGTGAATCTAGGAACCTGGGAAGTGATCTTTTCTAAAAAGGATGGATGGACTGTAACCACCAGGGACGGAAAATGGTCCGCTCAGTTCGAACATACCATTCTAGTCACCGAAAAAGGCTATGAAATTTTAACCCAAGCATAA